In Sphingomonas sp. Leaf357, a single genomic region encodes these proteins:
- the maiA gene encoding maleylacetoacetate isomerase, with amino-acid sequence MILHDFPLSSASYRVRIALNLKGLAYEKRNYVLRAGEHRMPAYRAVNPAGLVPTLETDGVRLGQSLAIIEYLDSVCPTPRMIPSDPIVRARAMEMALTIACDIHPINNLRVLQYLEHEMGQDKAAVDGWYRHWVEQGFATLEALLPDTPFAGGEAPDIVDACLVPQIYNARRFKVDLAPFPRLTAMADRAGALPAFLEAAPPAA; translated from the coding sequence ATGATCCTGCACGACTTCCCGCTGTCTTCGGCGAGTTACCGCGTGCGCATCGCCCTCAATCTCAAGGGGCTGGCATATGAAAAACGCAATTACGTGCTGCGCGCGGGCGAGCATCGCATGCCTGCGTACCGGGCGGTCAATCCCGCCGGGCTCGTCCCGACGCTGGAAACCGACGGGGTGCGACTCGGGCAGAGCCTGGCGATCATCGAATATCTCGACTCCGTCTGCCCGACACCGCGGATGATCCCCTCGGATCCGATCGTGCGCGCGCGGGCGATGGAGATGGCGCTGACGATCGCTTGCGACATCCACCCGATCAACAATCTGCGGGTGTTGCAATATCTCGAGCATGAGATGGGACAGGACAAGGCGGCGGTCGACGGCTGGTATCGTCATTGGGTGGAGCAGGGTTTCGCGACGCTGGAAGCGCTGCTGCCCGACACGCCGTTCGCCGGGGGCGAGGCGCCCGACATCGTCGATGCCTGTCTGGTGCCGCAGATATACAATGCACGCCGCTTCAAGGTCGATCTGGCGCCATTTCCGAGGCTCACGGCGATGGCGGATCGCGCCGGCGCATTGCCTGCGTTTCTAGAAGCTGCCCCGCCTGCCGCCTGA
- a CDS encoding flavin-dependent oxidoreductase, whose product MDTPSSIAIIGGGIAGLALALGLHRDGIACRVYEAAPEIAEIGVGITLLPHGMREIATLGLAGTVLATGIENRESAFFNRFGQKLFGEPRGKLAGYPQPEVGIHRGRLHGILLAAVRERLGADAVACDHQFVGLDQTDADVTLHFRATSDGSSRPAVTAAVAIACDGVNSAVRRLFYPDETVAFTGINTWRGVTRHRPILGGRTYMRIGSIKTGKIVVYPIVDDIDGTGDQLINWIAEIETERAHRNDWNTTGDRADFLPIYESFRFDWLDVGQLIRDAETVLEYPMVDKDPVERWTFGRVTFAGDAAHPMYPRGSNGSAQALIDVRTLADLLACSEDPRAAFATYEAERRPATAEIVRTNRTSPPDIINLKVEELVGDRPFDNLEDYISQHELRDLSDRYKQVAGFSLQHPNPA is encoded by the coding sequence ATGGATACCCCGAGCAGCATCGCGATCATCGGCGGCGGGATCGCCGGGCTTGCCCTCGCGCTGGGCCTGCATCGCGACGGCATTGCGTGCCGGGTCTACGAGGCGGCACCCGAGATCGCCGAGATCGGCGTCGGCATCACGCTGCTGCCGCACGGCATGCGCGAGATCGCGACGCTTGGCCTGGCGGGTACCGTGCTCGCGACCGGCATCGAGAATCGGGAGAGCGCGTTCTTCAACCGCTTCGGGCAGAAACTGTTCGGCGAGCCGCGCGGGAAGCTCGCCGGCTATCCCCAGCCCGAAGTCGGTATCCATCGCGGGCGGCTGCACGGCATCCTGCTTGCGGCGGTGCGCGAGCGGCTCGGCGCGGATGCCGTGGCCTGCGATCATCAGTTCGTGGGCCTCGACCAGACCGACGCCGACGTCACGCTGCACTTCCGGGCGACGTCGGACGGATCGTCGCGCCCGGCGGTCACCGCCGCCGTCGCGATCGCCTGCGACGGCGTCAATTCGGCGGTGCGGCGCCTGTTCTACCCCGACGAGACGGTCGCGTTCACCGGCATCAACACGTGGCGCGGCGTGACCCGTCACCGGCCGATCCTGGGGGGGCGAACCTATATGCGGATCGGATCGATCAAGACCGGCAAGATCGTCGTCTATCCGATCGTCGACGATATCGACGGAACAGGTGACCAGCTGATCAACTGGATCGCCGAGATCGAAACCGAGCGTGCGCATCGCAACGACTGGAACACGACAGGCGACCGCGCCGACTTCCTGCCGATCTACGAGAGCTTCAGGTTCGACTGGCTCGACGTCGGCCAGCTGATCCGCGATGCCGAGACCGTGCTCGAATATCCGATGGTGGACAAGGATCCGGTCGAGCGCTGGACGTTCGGTCGCGTGACGTTCGCCGGCGACGCCGCGCACCCGATGTATCCGCGCGGATCGAACGGGTCGGCGCAGGCGCTGATCGACGTGCGCACGCTGGCCGACCTGCTCGCTTGCAGCGAGGATCCGCGCGCCGCGTTCGCGACATATGAGGCGGAACGCCGCCCGGCGACGGCCGAGATCGTGCGCACCAACCGTACCAGCCCGCCAGACATCATCAACCTGAAGGTCGAGGAACTGGTCGGCGATCGTCCCTTCGACAATCTCGAGGACTATATATCGCAGCACGAACTGCGCGACCTTTCCGACCGGTACAAGCAGGTTGCCGGTTTCAGCCTGCAGCACCCGAATCCTGCCTGA
- the gtdA gene encoding gentisate 1,2-dioxygenase, with translation MATITGMPTNLEAARNDFYDRLKPEALAPLWAVLSALVTPTPRTPAVPAAWSFDRVQPLLIEAGELITAAEAERRVLILENPALPGQSRITNTLYAGLQLILPGEVAPAHRHAQNALRFIMQGEGAFTALDGERAYMQKHDLILTPAWLWHDHGNETDEPMIWLDGLDIPLVQMLDASFAEHREDRGAWPTSRPAGDAAMRWGRNMRPVHAGRLAGQGNPLFIYKFADWRETLEVLRRSETPHAHDAYLMEFTNPVDGGPVMATMSAFARLVPAGFETAPAHSSDGMINVVVEGTGTLVIDGKSFPLTPGEIVVVPSWSERRFLADSDLVLFSYSDRATQEKLFLWRQTLG, from the coding sequence ATGGCCACGATCACTGGAATGCCGACCAATCTCGAGGCGGCGCGCAACGACTTCTACGATCGGCTGAAGCCGGAGGCGCTGGCACCTTTATGGGCCGTACTGTCCGCCCTGGTGACGCCGACGCCGCGCACCCCGGCCGTTCCTGCGGCATGGAGCTTCGATCGCGTCCAACCGCTGTTGATCGAAGCAGGCGAACTCATCACCGCGGCGGAGGCCGAGCGCCGCGTGCTGATCCTCGAAAACCCCGCGCTTCCCGGCCAGTCGAGAATCACCAACACGCTGTATGCCGGGCTCCAACTGATCCTGCCCGGCGAGGTCGCCCCGGCGCACCGCCATGCGCAGAACGCGCTACGCTTCATCATGCAGGGCGAAGGTGCATTCACCGCGTTGGACGGCGAGCGGGCGTATATGCAGAAGCACGATCTGATCCTGACCCCGGCCTGGCTCTGGCACGATCACGGCAACGAGACCGACGAGCCGATGATCTGGCTCGACGGGCTCGACATCCCGCTGGTCCAGATGCTCGATGCGAGCTTCGCCGAACATCGCGAGGATCGCGGCGCGTGGCCGACCTCGCGGCCCGCGGGCGATGCGGCCATGCGCTGGGGTCGCAATATGCGTCCGGTGCATGCCGGGCGGCTTGCCGGCCAGGGCAACCCGCTGTTCATCTACAAATTCGCCGACTGGCGCGAGACGCTGGAAGTGCTGCGCCGCAGCGAAACCCCGCACGCGCACGATGCCTATCTGATGGAGTTCACCAATCCGGTCGACGGCGGTCCGGTGATGGCGACGATGTCCGCCTTCGCCAGACTGGTCCCCGCCGGGTTCGAGACCGCGCCGGCACACTCCAGCGACGGCATGATCAACGTGGTAGTCGAGGGCACCGGCACGCTAGTCATCGACGGCAAGTCCTTCCCCCTTACCCCGGGCGAGATCGTGGTCGTGCCCTCCTGGTCCGAACGACGCTTTCTCGCCGACAGCGACCTTGTGCTGTTCAGCTATTCGGACCGCGCCACGCAGGAAAAGCTGTTCCTGTGGCGGCAGACCTTGGGGTAA
- a CDS encoding FadR/GntR family transcriptional regulator: MADLPHRGTWREARSEGTLSADIIAQIRDQLFAGELKPGDYLGSEASLAQAFAVSRMAMRDALRTLSATGVIEIRRGAGGGIRIAVAELGRFADALAIQMTLLGVSRGDLIEAQIATEAMITRLAAERASALDVEHLRALLTGAADTVADGAGFARLLGTFHAELARVARNVALAVVLRGILQLLEATYGSDTTPARARGVLVKYHAVVDAIAVGDADQAATRMRHHLEEVRAHALRKPPSA, encoded by the coding sequence ATGGCAGACCTTCCCCATCGCGGAACGTGGCGCGAGGCCCGGAGTGAGGGAACGCTCTCCGCAGACATCATCGCGCAGATTCGCGACCAACTGTTCGCCGGCGAGCTGAAACCCGGCGACTATCTCGGCAGCGAGGCGTCGTTGGCTCAGGCCTTCGCGGTCAGCCGCATGGCGATGCGCGATGCGTTGCGGACGCTGTCGGCGACCGGTGTGATAGAGATCCGCCGCGGTGCCGGCGGCGGCATCCGCATCGCCGTCGCCGAACTCGGCCGGTTCGCCGATGCGCTGGCGATCCAGATGACGCTGCTGGGCGTCTCGCGCGGCGATCTGATCGAGGCGCAGATCGCGACCGAGGCGATGATCACCCGGCTCGCCGCCGAGCGGGCCAGTGCGCTCGACGTCGAGCATCTGCGTGCGCTCCTGACCGGCGCGGCCGATACCGTCGCGGACGGTGCCGGGTTCGCGCGGCTGCTCGGCACCTTCCACGCCGAACTGGCGCGGGTCGCGCGCAACGTCGCGCTGGCGGTGGTCCTGCGGGGCATTCTCCAACTGCTCGAGGCGACTTACGGCAGCGATACCACCCCGGCGCGTGCGCGCGGCGTGCTCGTCAAATATCATGCCGTCGTGGATGCCATTGCCGTGGGCGATGCCGATCAAGCGGCAACGAGAATGCGCCATCATCTGGAAGAGGTGCGCGCGCATGCTCTGCGCAAACCGCCATCCGCGTGA
- a CDS encoding MarR family winged helix-turn-helix transcriptional regulator, with the protein MDSLYGRPGFLLRRAHQISVALFLEETAELGLTTTQFGTMLALRARGSLDQVGIATLVGIDRSTTALVVSKLADSGYIERRDDPIDRRRKIITLSDAGHAILDRVSQPAQRARERALEPFSAKDAAKFLSLLEQFVEMFNEQTRAPIRAEPSGVPNTAKKRR; encoded by the coding sequence TTGGACTCGCTTTACGGGCGACCAGGCTTCCTGCTGCGGCGGGCGCACCAGATCAGCGTGGCGCTCTTTCTCGAAGAGACCGCGGAACTCGGCCTCACCACCACGCAATTCGGTACGATGTTGGCCCTGCGAGCGCGCGGAAGCCTCGATCAGGTGGGCATCGCGACTCTGGTCGGTATCGACCGGTCGACAACGGCGCTCGTCGTCAGCAAACTGGCGGATTCGGGCTATATCGAGCGCCGTGACGACCCGATCGACCGGCGGCGGAAGATCATCACGCTTTCGGACGCGGGGCACGCGATCCTCGATCGGGTTTCACAACCAGCGCAACGCGCACGCGAACGCGCGCTTGAGCCGTTTTCGGCCAAGGACGCGGCCAAGTTCCTGAGCTTGCTGGAACAGTTCGTCGAAATGTTCAACGAGCAGACCCGGGCGCCGATCCGAGCCGAACCGAGTGGAGTGCCGAACACGGCGAAAAAGCGTCGCTGA
- a CDS encoding amidohydrolase family protein, whose protein sequence is MIIDCHGHVSAPPELWAYKSAVLSHRGSHGRGGVRVTDDQIRAAANKKEMAPCGHLDMLHRHGTDLQLISPRPFQMMSSFEPGRAVHWFVEECNTIIHRNVTLFPDRFVGICGLPQVAGEPIENTFAEFDRCVSLGFKGCLLNPDPYENSGTHPPGLGERYWYPLYEKLCELDLPAHIHATGSRQDREPYSLHFINEETTAVYNLVNSDVFTDFPDLKIVVSHGGGAIPYQIGRFIAGNIYAGKDFRENFSKLYFDTVLYTEGALRLLIETVGADHCLFGSECPGVGSQYDPQGSQVRTMDDIAPTIAGFDWLSDADKKLIFEDNARRVFKLDV, encoded by the coding sequence ATGATCATTGATTGCCACGGGCATGTGAGCGCCCCGCCCGAACTGTGGGCATACAAGTCCGCCGTCCTGTCGCATCGCGGCAGCCACGGGCGCGGCGGCGTCCGCGTCACCGACGACCAGATCCGGGCGGCGGCGAACAAGAAGGAGATGGCGCCGTGCGGGCATCTCGACATGCTGCACCGGCACGGCACCGATCTGCAGCTGATCTCGCCGCGCCCGTTCCAGATGATGTCGAGCTTCGAGCCGGGCCGGGCGGTCCATTGGTTCGTTGAAGAGTGCAATACGATCATCCACCGCAACGTCACGCTGTTTCCCGACAGGTTCGTCGGCATCTGCGGTCTGCCGCAGGTCGCGGGCGAGCCGATCGAGAACACCTTCGCCGAGTTCGACCGCTGCGTGTCGCTTGGGTTCAAGGGCTGCCTGCTCAACCCCGATCCCTATGAGAATAGCGGCACCCACCCGCCGGGGCTAGGCGAGCGTTACTGGTATCCGCTGTACGAGAAGTTGTGCGAACTCGATCTGCCGGCGCACATTCACGCGACCGGATCGCGGCAGGACCGCGAGCCCTATTCCTTGCATTTCATCAACGAGGAGACGACCGCGGTCTACAACCTCGTCAATTCGGACGTGTTCACCGACTTCCCCGATCTCAAGATCGTCGTCAGCCATGGCGGCGGTGCGATCCCCTATCAGATCGGCCGTTTCATCGCCGGCAACATCTATGCCGGCAAGGACTTCCGCGAGAATTTCTCCAAACTCTATTTCGATACTGTGCTGTATACCGAAGGCGCGCTCCGGCTGCTGATCGAGACGGTCGGCGCAGACCATTGCCTGTTCGGATCTGAATGCCCGGGGGTCGGATCGCAATACGATCCGCAAGGCTCGCAGGTCCGGACGATGGATGACATCGCGCCGACCATCGCCGGATTCGACTGGCTGTCGGACGCGGACAAGAAGCTCATCTTCGAGGACAATGCGCGCCGGGTCTTCAAGCTCGACGTCTGA
- a CDS encoding aromatic ring-hydroxylating dioxygenase subunit alpha has protein sequence MRRGGCHDISAKDGLGPVQESDMDAAQNELLTRVGPGTPMGDVLRRYWFPIAGVSEFDTQRIRAIRLMGEDLVVYRDLSGNFGLIERQCAHRRADLSYGFVEKCGLRCSYHGWAYDQGGQCVEMPFEDTVVPKARYRDKIRIKAYPVRAHAGLLWTYMGPAPAPELPDWEPFGWQNGFRQIVISELPCNWLQAQENSIDPVHFEWMHMNWGRRQEDENAELGPRHMEIAFDEFEYGLIYKRKREDLMEKHAMWTVGRVCLWPNAFYLGDHFEWRIPIDDENMLSIGWMFNRVPNEQEPYVQDRIPTWRGPIVDPETGRWHSRHVMNQDFVAWVGQGVIADRTKEKLGLSDRGIQMLRKQLLKDIAAVAKGEDPKGIIRDLAKAGNVELPTAERDLLVGGASLASFMNHPFFGHHMHEFLFQAGQPREVWEEFCAAMGIAPGEGHGAPPPAARFGVAVKEEETAEA, from the coding sequence ATGCGGCGCGGCGGGTGCCATGACATCTCCGCCAAAGATGGCCTCGGGCCGGTGCAGGAGAGCGATATGGACGCGGCGCAGAACGAACTGTTGACGCGGGTCGGGCCCGGAACGCCGATGGGCGACGTCCTGCGCCGCTACTGGTTTCCGATCGCCGGCGTCAGCGAGTTCGACACGCAACGCATCAGGGCGATCCGCCTGATGGGCGAGGATCTGGTCGTCTATCGCGACCTGAGCGGCAATTTCGGGTTGATAGAGCGGCAATGCGCGCACCGTCGGGCCGACTTGTCCTACGGCTTCGTCGAAAAATGCGGGCTGCGATGCAGTTATCACGGCTGGGCCTATGACCAGGGCGGCCAGTGCGTCGAGATGCCGTTCGAGGATACGGTCGTCCCCAAGGCCAGGTACCGGGACAAGATAAGGATCAAGGCCTATCCGGTCCGGGCGCATGCCGGATTGCTCTGGACCTATATGGGGCCGGCACCCGCGCCCGAACTGCCCGATTGGGAGCCGTTCGGCTGGCAGAACGGCTTCCGTCAGATCGTCATTTCCGAACTGCCGTGCAACTGGCTGCAGGCGCAGGAAAATTCGATCGACCCGGTGCATTTCGAGTGGATGCACATGAATTGGGGGCGGCGCCAGGAGGACGAGAATGCCGAACTCGGGCCCCGGCACATGGAAATCGCGTTCGACGAATTCGAATACGGCCTGATCTACAAGCGCAAACGCGAAGATCTGATGGAAAAGCATGCGATGTGGACCGTCGGTCGCGTGTGCCTGTGGCCCAACGCCTTCTATCTCGGCGACCATTTCGAATGGCGTATCCCGATCGACGACGAAAACATGCTCAGCATCGGCTGGATGTTCAATCGCGTGCCCAACGAACAGGAGCCGTATGTGCAGGATCGCATCCCGACTTGGCGCGGCCCGATCGTCGATCCCGAGACCGGTCGCTGGCATAGCCGCCATGTGATGAACCAGGATTTCGTCGCCTGGGTTGGGCAGGGCGTGATTGCCGACCGCACCAAGGAAAAGCTCGGGCTCAGCGACCGGGGCATCCAGATGTTGCGCAAGCAATTGCTGAAGGACATTGCCGCCGTCGCGAAGGGCGAGGATCCCAAGGGTATCATTCGTGATCTCGCCAAAGCGGGCAACGTCGAACTGCCGACGGCGGAACGCGATCTGTTGGTCGGGGGCGCGTCGCTCGCTTCCTTCATGAACCACCCGTTCTTCGGCCACCATATGCACGAGTTCCTGTTCCAGGCCGGCCAACCGCGCGAGGTCTGGGAGGAGTTCTGCGCGGCGATGGGGATTGCGCCGGGCGAGGGACATGGCGCTCCGCCCCCCGCCGCGCGGTTCGGCGTCGCCGTCAAGGAGGAAGAAACCGCGGAAGCCTGA
- a CDS encoding fumarylacetoacetate hydrolase family protein, translated as MPHVFTLPERPAAAIAGTDDTFPVGRIICIGRNYEAHAREMGKDPNREAPFFFAKWADALTPNGATIPYPPETKNYHFEGELVIAIGKEGAKVSEADALGLVFGYAVGLDMTRRDLQFEARDKGRPWEIGKNFAFSAPMAAIRPVSEGHVASGAIQLRVNGDLKQDGDVRDLIWDCAEQIAYVSRFERLLPGDLIFTGTPAGVGAVVPGDAIDVTIEGLAPLRVTIGETEADFA; from the coding sequence ATGCCGCATGTTTTCACCCTGCCCGAACGCCCTGCCGCCGCCATCGCGGGAACCGACGATACCTTCCCGGTCGGCCGCATCATCTGCATCGGTCGCAACTACGAGGCGCATGCCCGCGAGATGGGGAAGGATCCGAACCGCGAGGCACCGTTCTTCTTTGCCAAATGGGCCGACGCGCTGACGCCCAATGGCGCGACGATCCCGTATCCGCCCGAAACGAAGAACTACCATTTCGAGGGCGAACTCGTCATCGCGATCGGCAAGGAAGGCGCGAAAGTCAGCGAGGCCGACGCGCTGGGCCTGGTGTTCGGCTACGCCGTGGGGCTCGATATGACGCGGCGCGACCTGCAATTCGAAGCGCGCGACAAGGGCCGGCCGTGGGAGATCGGCAAGAATTTCGCCTTTTCGGCACCGATGGCGGCGATCCGCCCGGTGAGCGAGGGCCATGTCGCGTCCGGCGCGATCCAGTTGCGCGTGAACGGGGACCTGAAGCAGGACGGCGACGTCCGCGACCTGATCTGGGATTGTGCCGAACAGATCGCCTATGTCAGCCGCTTCGAACGCCTGCTGCCGGGGGACCTGATCTTCACCGGCACGCCCGCGGGCGTGGGTGCGGTGGTGCCGGGTGACGCGATCGACGTGACGATCGAGGGTCTGGCACCGCTTCGGGTGACGATCGGCGAGACCGAGGCGGATTTCGCATGA